A window from Staphylococcus succinus encodes these proteins:
- a CDS encoding SAM-dependent methyltransferase, whose amino-acid sequence MTNKLRSEKLEIERIIFIGRTYKEYLKMFDLSLPELERKNILDCPAGACSFSAKGRQKGLNIEACDIAYYFNRVDLYAKGKEDIQHTIEKMKNSEDNYNWNYFKNIEDLKYQRQQALEDCVEDMKRHNNQYKAVSLPELPYCDEAFDIVLSAHFLFMYADRLDYAFHIKCLEELLRVSKKELRIFPLVDLEGHRYAYLDHIIKNLTELGYNVSECKVDYEFQTHANTMLKIVK is encoded by the coding sequence TTGACTAATAAATTAAGAAGTGAAAAATTAGAAATAGAAAGAATTATTTTTATAGGACGTACATATAAAGAATATTTGAAGATGTTTGATTTATCATTACCTGAGTTAGAGAGAAAAAATATTTTGGATTGTCCTGCTGGAGCTTGTTCATTTTCTGCAAAAGGAAGACAAAAAGGATTAAATATAGAAGCGTGTGATATAGCATATTATTTTAATAGAGTTGATTTGTATGCGAAAGGTAAAGAGGACATTCAACATACGATAGAAAAAATGAAAAATTCCGAGGATAATTATAATTGGAATTACTTTAAAAATATAGAGGATTTGAAATATCAGCGGCAACAGGCATTGGAAGATTGTGTCGAAGATATGAAGCGTCACAATAATCAATACAAAGCTGTATCATTACCAGAATTACCGTACTGCGATGAAGCATTTGATATCGTATTATCTGCGCATTTTTTATTTATGTATGCTGATAGATTAGATTATGCATTTCATATAAAGTGTTTAGAAGAACTGTTAAGAGTGAGCAAAAAAGAGCTTAGAATCTTCCCGTTGGTTGATTTAGAAGGTCATCGCTATGCATATTTAGACCATATCATTAAAAATTTAACTGAATTAGGATATAACGTTAGTGAATGCAAAGTAGATTATGAATTTCAAACACATGCTAATACGATGTTAAAAATAGTGAAATGA
- the whiA gene encoding DNA-binding protein WhiA: MSFASEMKNELTRIEVDESNAKAELSALIRMNGALSLANQQFVINVQTENATTARRIYSLIKKVFNVEIELLVRKKMKLKKNNIYICRIKARSKEILDELGILKNGVFTHEIDEAMIQDDEMRRSYLRGAFLAGGSVNNPETSSYHLEVFSLYEDHSEGLTQLMNNYELNAKHLERKKGSIAYLKEAEKISDFLSLIGGYQALLKFEDVRIVRDMRNSVNRLVNCETANLNKTVSAAMKQVESIQLIDQEIGLDNLPERLREIAKLRVEHQEVSLKELGEMMSTGSISKSGVNHRLRKLNEMADKLRTGEPLEL, encoded by the coding sequence ATGAGCTTTGCATCCGAAATGAAAAACGAACTAACAAGAATAGAAGTAGATGAATCAAATGCTAAAGCAGAGCTCAGTGCACTTATACGGATGAATGGTGCACTCAGTCTAGCTAATCAACAATTTGTAATTAACGTACAGACAGAAAATGCTACTACAGCAAGACGAATTTATTCGTTAATTAAAAAAGTTTTTAATGTTGAGATTGAGCTACTTGTAAGAAAGAAAATGAAGTTAAAAAAGAACAATATATATATATGTCGTATCAAAGCACGCTCGAAAGAAATATTAGACGAGTTAGGTATTTTAAAAAATGGCGTATTTACGCATGAAATTGACGAAGCAATGATACAAGATGATGAGATGAGACGAAGTTACTTGCGTGGTGCATTTCTAGCTGGTGGTTCTGTGAATAATCCAGAGACATCATCCTACCATCTCGAAGTCTTTTCATTATATGAAGATCATTCAGAAGGTTTAACACAGTTGATGAATAATTATGAGTTAAATGCTAAACACTTAGAAAGAAAAAAGGGCAGCATAGCTTATCTAAAAGAAGCAGAAAAAATCTCAGACTTTTTAAGTTTGATTGGTGGATATCAAGCCTTATTAAAATTTGAAGACGTACGTATTGTTAGAGATATGAGAAATTCTGTGAATCGATTAGTGAATTGTGAAACTGCAAATTTAAATAAAACTGTTAGTGCTGCAATGAAGCAAGTGGAAAGTATTCAATTGATTGATCAAGAAATTGGATTAGATAACTTGCCAGAACGTCTACGGGAAATTGCCAAATTAAGAGTTGAACATCAAGAAGTGTCTCTAAAAGAGCTTGGAGAGATGATGTCTACCGGTAGTATATCTAAATCAGGTGTGAACCATCGCCTAAGAAAATTAAACGAAATGGCTGATAAACTAAGAACAGGTGAGCCATTAGAATTATAA
- a CDS encoding tetratricopeptide repeat protein: MAHNDKVIQMKLDSPFYKKLGEQKFLQHDYKKAADYFGKVLDMSPQEFDIKVKYAESLVQLGLGSKAEHIFYENIARSEEVPDSFYQLSQLNITLNDPNKSFLFGMNYVLASNDEDYQEELEEMFEVSYHSAEKIEIESQLFAIQLIFQYLFSQGRLSEARTYILDQDETIQEHRVVRNLLAMCYLYLNEYDIAREMFERLLSEDNTDVHALCHYTLLLYNTKDNDKYERYLKILNTVMPMNDDESFKLGIVLCYLKQYQASQNILQPLYRKGKFLSIQMYNALSYNHYHLGNLEESKYFWSKLQEISQVDVGYAPWIVADSKVYFDHHILPLLLNDDSHHRLYGVFLLNQLRGREVFMTEEIWAVLETMNDYEKLYLTYLIQDLKLNKLDFIHKGMLMMYNVESLKNNETLFIVWIDQAEAIISENVDLTPVDDYVAAFVYMYYRNTETKVTKQQVLEWFHISQYRLNKMIDYLLSI; the protein is encoded by the coding sequence ATGGCGCATAACGATAAAGTGATACAAATGAAACTAGATAGCCCGTTTTATAAAAAGCTTGGAGAGCAGAAGTTTCTTCAACACGATTATAAAAAGGCCGCAGATTATTTTGGGAAAGTGCTTGATATGTCACCTCAAGAATTTGATATTAAAGTAAAATATGCTGAAAGTCTTGTTCAACTTGGTTTAGGTAGCAAGGCTGAGCATATTTTTTATGAGAATATCGCTCGTTCTGAAGAAGTTCCAGATAGTTTTTATCAACTTAGCCAATTAAATATTACGTTAAATGACCCAAATAAATCATTTTTATTTGGGATGAATTACGTTTTGGCTTCTAATGATGAAGACTATCAAGAAGAACTAGAAGAGATGTTCGAAGTGTCCTATCATTCCGCAGAGAAAATAGAAATTGAAAGTCAATTATTTGCAATACAATTAATCTTTCAATATTTATTTTCGCAAGGGAGATTGTCAGAAGCAAGGACATATATATTAGATCAAGATGAGACTATTCAAGAACATCGCGTGGTACGTAATTTGCTTGCGATGTGTTATTTATATTTAAACGAGTATGATATCGCTAGAGAAATGTTTGAGCGTTTACTCTCCGAAGATAATACTGACGTACACGCATTATGTCACTATACACTGTTGCTTTATAATACAAAAGATAACGACAAGTACGAACGCTATTTAAAAATTTTAAACACAGTCATGCCAATGAATGATGATGAATCGTTTAAGTTAGGTATCGTATTATGCTATTTGAAACAATACCAAGCTTCTCAAAACATTCTGCAACCGTTATATAGAAAAGGAAAGTTCCTTTCTATTCAAATGTACAACGCTTTGAGTTATAATCACTACCATTTAGGTAATCTAGAAGAAAGTAAGTATTTTTGGTCTAAATTACAGGAGATTTCACAAGTTGATGTAGGTTATGCTCCATGGATTGTTGCAGATAGTAAGGTTTACTTTGATCATCATATATTACCATTATTGTTGAATGACGATAGTCACCATAGACTTTATGGTGTATTCTTATTGAATCAATTAAGAGGTAGAGAAGTTTTTATGACTGAAGAAATCTGGGCCGTGCTAGAGACGATGAATGATTACGAAAAATTATATCTAACGTATTTAATTCAAGATTTAAAATTAAATAAGTTAGATTTTATTCACAAGGGCATGTTAATGATGTACAATGTGGAATCATTGAAAAATAACGAAACATTGTTTATCGTATGGATTGATCAAGCGGAAGCTATTATTTCTGAAAATGTAGATCTCACACCAGTTGATGACTACGTAGCAGCGTTTGTGTATATGTATTATCGCAATACCGAGACAAAAGTGACCAAACAACAGGTATTAGAATGGTTCCATATTTCTCAATATCGCTTAAATAAAATGATAGATTATTTGTTGAGCATATAA
- the rapZ gene encoding RNase adapter RapZ — MQREENELVKSELLVVTGLSGAGKSVVIQSLEDIGYFCVDNLPPILLPKFVELMEQGNPSLQKVAIAIDLRGKELFKSLIQEIDKIKSNDSVMVDMIFLEASNERLISRYKETRRAHPLNENGQRSLIESIDEERELLSEIKGIANYTIDTSHMKPKALRKRIGDYFNRSDFPTFNINVTSFGFKHGIQMDADLVFDVRFLPNPHYVDELRPLTGEDEIVYNYVMKWKETNMFYEKLIDLLAFMIPRYQKEGKSQLVIAIGCTGGQHRSVALAKRIGTELKEKFDYNVYVHHRDAYVESGVKQKDEEN, encoded by the coding sequence ATGCAGCGAGAAGAAAATGAACTAGTAAAAAGTGAATTGTTGGTTGTAACAGGTTTATCAGGTGCAGGGAAATCCGTAGTAATTCAAAGTTTAGAAGATATTGGTTACTTTTGCGTAGACAATTTACCTCCAATCCTCCTGCCTAAATTTGTAGAGTTGATGGAGCAAGGCAACCCGTCTTTACAAAAAGTAGCGATTGCAATTGATTTAAGAGGGAAAGAATTATTTAAATCATTAATTCAAGAAATTGATAAAATTAAAAGCAATGACAGTGTAATGGTTGATATGATATTCTTGGAAGCTTCAAACGAAAGACTTATTTCGCGTTATAAAGAAACGCGTCGTGCACATCCATTAAATGAAAATGGACAGCGTTCATTAATTGAATCTATTGATGAAGAACGAGAACTATTGAGTGAGATAAAGGGTATAGCTAACTATACGATTGATACATCACATATGAAGCCCAAAGCATTGCGTAAGCGTATAGGTGATTACTTTAACCGTAGTGATTTTCCAACCTTTAATATCAATGTGACAAGTTTTGGATTCAAACATGGTATCCAAATGGATGCAGATTTAGTTTTTGATGTTAGGTTCTTACCTAATCCACACTATGTTGATGAATTGAGACCTTTAACAGGTGAAGATGAAATAGTTTATAACTACGTTATGAAATGGAAAGAAACAAATATGTTTTATGAAAAGTTAATTGATTTATTAGCTTTTATGATTCCTAGATATCAAAAAGAAGGTAAATCTCAATTAGTCATTGCTATTGGTTGTACAGGTGGACAGCATCGCTCTGTAGCATTAGCGAAACGTATTGGGACAGAATTAAAAGAAAAGTTTGACTATAACGTGTATGTGCATCATAGAGATGCATATGTCGAAAGTGGCGTGAAACAAAAAGATGAAGAGAATTAA
- the hprK gene encoding HPr(Ser) kinase/phosphatase codes for MLTTKSLVERFELDLIAGETGLNKQIKNTDISRPGLEMAGYFSHYASDRIQLLGTTELSFYNLLPDEERKGRMRKLCRPETPAIIVTRDLEPPEELIEAAKELETPLITSKIATTQLMGRLTTFLEHELARTTSLHGVLVDVYGVGVLITGDSGIGKSETALELVKRGHRLVADDNVEIREISKDELIGKAPKLIEHLLEIRGLGIINVMTLFGAGSILTEKRLRLNIHLENWHKEKLYDRVGLNEEKLKILDNEITKKTIPVRPGRNVAVIIEVAAMNYRLNIMGINTAEEFNDRLNAEIMRNGNNNEEN; via the coding sequence ATGTTAACTACAAAAAGCTTAGTAGAACGGTTTGAACTTGATTTAATTGCAGGAGAAACAGGTTTAAACAAACAAATTAAAAATACGGATATTTCAAGACCTGGATTAGAAATGGCAGGTTATTTTTCTCACTATGCTTCAGATCGCATTCAATTGCTAGGTACAACGGAATTATCTTTCTATAATTTATTACCAGATGAAGAGCGTAAAGGACGTATGAGAAAATTATGTAGACCAGAAACACCAGCTATTATTGTGACGAGAGATTTAGAGCCACCCGAAGAACTTATAGAGGCGGCTAAAGAGCTTGAAACTCCATTAATTACTTCTAAAATTGCTACTACACAACTCATGGGACGTCTAACAACATTTTTAGAGCATGAGCTAGCTAGAACAACTTCGCTACATGGTGTGCTTGTTGATGTATATGGTGTAGGTGTACTGATTACTGGTGATTCTGGTATAGGTAAAAGTGAGACGGCGCTTGAGTTAGTGAAACGTGGTCATAGACTTGTAGCTGATGATAATGTCGAAATTAGAGAAATTAGTAAAGATGAATTAATTGGTAAAGCACCAAAACTTATCGAACATTTATTAGAAATAAGAGGTCTAGGCATTATTAATGTTATGACATTATTTGGTGCAGGGTCTATATTAACTGAAAAACGCTTACGTCTAAATATACATTTAGAAAATTGGCATAAAGAAAAGTTGTATGACCGTGTAGGTTTAAACGAAGAAAAATTAAAAATATTAGATAACGAAATTACGAAAAAAACAATTCCGGTTCGACCAGGTCGTAACGTTGCAGTCATTATAGAAGTTGCAGCAATGAACTATCGTCTGAATATTATGGGTATCAATACTGCTGAAGAATTCAACGATCGTCTAAATGCTGAAATAATGCGTAATGGCAATAACAATGAGGAGAACTAA
- a CDS encoding gluconeogenesis factor YvcK family protein: MKRIKLVLIGGGTGLSVLARGLKDYPIDITTIVTVADDGGSTGKIRSEMDIPAPGDIRNVISALSETESTLEQLFQYRFKENQVEGHSLGNLLIAALTNITDDFGHAVKELSKILNIRGRVIPSTNTSVRLNAVMEDGEIVYGESKIPKKNKKIQRVFLEPEDVEPMQEAVEALEEADLIVLGPGSLYTSVISNLCVKGISDALLSGDAPKLYVSNVMTQPGETNGYTVLDHVNAIHDHIGQRCINYAICGTQTYNKDVLERYRQENAEPVQCHTEVMEAQDIEVFTHPELIEISSENYVRHNTEVLAKMIYEIAMRETETIEFNRNKDSNE, from the coding sequence ATGAAGAGAATTAAGCTTGTACTCATAGGTGGAGGAACAGGTTTATCCGTTTTGGCGCGTGGTTTAAAAGATTACCCAATTGATATTACTACAATAGTTACTGTAGCCGATGACGGTGGAAGTACAGGTAAAATCAGAAGTGAAATGGATATACCTGCGCCTGGAGACATACGAAATGTAATTTCAGCATTAAGTGAGACAGAATCTACGTTAGAACAATTATTTCAATATCGTTTTAAAGAAAATCAAGTTGAAGGACATTCACTTGGAAACTTACTTATTGCAGCATTAACGAATATCACTGATGATTTTGGACATGCTGTGAAGGAATTGAGTAAAATACTAAATATCAGAGGGCGCGTCATTCCATCAACAAACACAAGTGTACGTTTGAATGCAGTAATGGAAGATGGGGAAATTGTATATGGCGAATCTAAAATTCCGAAAAAAAATAAAAAAATTCAGCGTGTATTTTTAGAGCCAGAAGATGTAGAACCGATGCAAGAAGCAGTAGAAGCGCTAGAAGAAGCAGATTTAATAGTACTAGGACCAGGATCATTATATACTAGTGTGATATCTAATCTCTGTGTGAAGGGGATTTCAGACGCTTTGTTAAGTGGTGATGCACCCAAATTATATGTTTCAAATGTTATGACACAACCTGGTGAAACAAATGGGTATACTGTGCTTGATCACGTTAATGCGATTCATGACCATATCGGACAAAGATGTATTAATTATGCAATTTGTGGAACTCAGACATATAATAAAGATGTTTTAGAGCGATATAGACAAGAGAACGCAGAACCTGTTCAATGTCATACTGAAGTAATGGAAGCACAAGATATCGAAGTTTTTACACATCCTGAATTAATAGAAATCTCTTCAGAAAATTATGTACGTCATAATACAGAAGTATTGGCTAAAATGATTTATGAAATCGCAATGAGAGAAACAGAAACAATTGAGTTTAATAGAAATAAAGATAGCAATGAATAA
- a CDS encoding acyltransferase produces MRKLNTKKTQGKNPLWYMYRYVKTFKIVKQTIIIEICRYLPQVKIKHWIYRNVLKMNIGAHTAFAYKVVPDLLYPEYISIGENCVIGYNTTILTHEFLVDEFRTGQVNIGNHTLIGANVIILPGVSIGNYVKVSAGTVVSKDIPDHTLAYGNPMLMKNN; encoded by the coding sequence ATGCGCAAATTAAACACTAAAAAAACACAAGGTAAGAACCCACTTTGGTACATGTATCGTTACGTTAAGACATTTAAAATAGTTAAACAGACTATTATTATTGAAATTTGTAGGTATTTACCTCAAGTAAAAATCAAGCATTGGATATATCGTAACGTTTTAAAAATGAATATAGGGGCACATACTGCATTTGCTTATAAAGTTGTGCCAGATTTACTCTATCCAGAATACATTTCAATAGGAGAAAACTGTGTAATTGGTTATAATACGACAATATTAACGCATGAGTTTCTAGTGGATGAATTTAGAACTGGTCAAGTAAATATTGGCAATCATACTTTAATTGGCGCTAATGTAATCATCTTACCAGGGGTGAGCATTGGAAATTACGTTAAAGTGAGTGCAGGTACTGTAGTCTCAAAAGATATACCCGATCATACATTAGCTTATGGTAATCCTATGCTAATGAAAAATAATTAA
- the trxB gene encoding thioredoxin-disulfide reductase, with the protein MAEQVDFDVAIIGAGPAGMTAAVYASRANLSTVMIERGMPGGQMANTEEVENFPGFEMVTGPDLSTKMFEHAKKFGAQYQYGDIKSIEDKGGYKVINLGNKEITARAVIISTGAEYKKIGVPGEQDLGGRGVSYCAVCDGAFFKGKKLFVIGGGDSAVEEGTFLTKFADSVTIVHRRDELRAQKILQDRAFKNDKIDFIWSHTLKTINDKDGKVGSVTLESTKDGSEQTLDADGVFIYIGMKPLTTPFLDLGITNDVGYIETNEDMSTKVPGIYAAGDVRDKGLRQIVTATGDGSIAAQSAIAYIEHLNDTVEV; encoded by the coding sequence ATGGCTGAACAAGTGGATTTTGATGTTGCAATTATTGGTGCTGGACCAGCAGGTATGACAGCTGCTGTTTATGCGTCACGTGCAAACTTAAGTACTGTAATGATTGAACGTGGTATGCCAGGTGGTCAAATGGCAAATACAGAAGAAGTTGAAAACTTCCCTGGTTTTGAAATGGTCACAGGACCAGATTTATCAACAAAAATGTTTGAACATGCGAAAAAATTTGGTGCTCAATACCAATATGGCGATATTAAATCAATTGAAGATAAAGGTGGCTACAAAGTCATCAACCTTGGAAATAAAGAAATAACAGCACGTGCAGTGATTATTTCAACGGGTGCTGAATATAAAAAAATTGGTGTACCAGGCGAACAAGACCTTGGTGGCCGTGGCGTAAGTTATTGTGCTGTATGTGATGGTGCATTCTTTAAAGGGAAAAAATTATTCGTTATCGGTGGCGGAGATTCTGCAGTTGAAGAAGGAACATTCTTAACGAAATTTGCTGACAGTGTAACTATTGTTCACCGTAGAGACGAATTACGTGCACAGAAAATCCTACAAGATCGAGCATTTAAAAATGATAAAATCGACTTTATTTGGAGCCACACGTTAAAAACAATTAATGATAAAGATGGCAAAGTAGGATCTGTAACTTTAGAATCAACAAAAGATGGTTCTGAACAAACATTAGATGCAGATGGCGTGTTCATCTATATCGGTATGAAACCATTAACAACACCATTCTTAGACTTAGGTATTACAAACGACGTAGGTTATATCGAAACAAATGAAGATATGAGCACAAAAGTACCTGGTATCTATGCAGCTGGTGATGTGCGTGATAAAGGTTTACGTCAAATCGTAACAGCTACTGGTGATGGTAGTATTGCTGCACAAAGCGCTATTGCTTATATTGAACACTTAAACGATACAGTTGAAGTATAA
- the lgt gene encoding prolipoprotein diacylglyceryl transferase, which yields MMTLNYIDPIAIQLGPISVRWYGIIIATGILLGYFIAQASVKRIGHDKDTLVDIIFWSAIFGFIVARLYFVIFQWPYYAQNPIEIPMIWHGGIAIHGGLIGGFITGIFVCKKKNLNPFQIGDVIAPSMLLGQGIGRWGNFMNHEAHGGPVSKSFLEHLHIPDFIINNMYVNGKYYQPTFLYESVWDIAGFVILLIIRKHLKVGDTLCLYLIWYSIGRFFVEGLRTDSLMLTSNIRVAQLMSIILIIVGIAIMIIRRLKYKAPRYKDVGPLTWPNQKAK from the coding sequence ATGATGACGTTAAATTACATCGACCCAATTGCTATACAATTGGGTCCCATTTCAGTACGTTGGTACGGGATTATTATTGCCACAGGTATACTTTTAGGCTATTTTATTGCCCAAGCTAGCGTAAAACGTATCGGCCATGACAAAGATACATTGGTCGATATCATTTTTTGGAGTGCTATATTTGGCTTTATTGTTGCAAGACTCTACTTTGTGATCTTTCAATGGCCATATTATGCCCAAAATCCAATTGAAATACCTATGATTTGGCATGGCGGTATTGCAATACATGGTGGCTTAATTGGTGGATTTATTACGGGGATATTTGTGTGTAAGAAGAAAAATCTTAATCCATTTCAAATCGGTGATGTTATTGCACCAAGTATGTTATTAGGTCAAGGAATTGGTAGATGGGGCAACTTTATGAACCACGAGGCTCATGGAGGTCCTGTGTCAAAATCTTTCTTAGAACACTTACATATTCCAGATTTTATTATTAATAATATGTATGTTAATGGCAAATATTACCAGCCTACATTTTTATATGAATCTGTATGGGATATTGCTGGATTTGTCATACTATTAATCATAAGAAAGCACTTAAAAGTTGGAGATACACTTTGCTTGTATTTAATTTGGTATTCGATCGGCAGATTTTTCGTAGAAGGTTTGCGTACGGATAGTTTAATGTTGACGAGTAATATTCGCGTTGCACAACTCATGTCTATTATTTTAATTATTGTAGGTATTGCCATAATGATTATTAGAAGATTAAAATATAAAGCACCACGTTACAAAGATGTCGGACCTTTAACTTGGCCGAATCAAAAAGCGAAGTGA